One genomic window of Ziziphus jujuba cultivar Dongzao chromosome 4, ASM3175591v1 includes the following:
- the LOC107417059 gene encoding histone-lysine N-methyltransferase ATXR2 isoform X1, giving the protein MENICPIGQRFASEISALLTPPSPLQVQEYFDQLLSTRKCRDIKVNPNGDFGKGVYAESDFTEGQLVLKDQMLVGAQHSSNKIDCLVCGFCFRFIGSIELQIGRKLYLQELGVPKGCCGSDSSDGEDDSCIENGDSSMACGSSTTKDKVSLPKGLVESLMNGELVLPYSDKFSLPPAVPCPGGCGEAYYCSKLCAEADWETSHSLLCTGERSEAISREALLEFVQHANETNDIFLLAAKAISFTILRYRKLKATYLEKQGKTPNASSPTDLSLLFEAWKPISMGHKRRWWDCVALPVDVESSDEAPFRMQIRSLAFTSLQLLKAAIFDMECEPLFSLDIYGHLIGMFELNNLDLVVASPVEDYFLHIDELPYPQKKEAEDITQPLLDALGDDYAVCCQGTAFYPLQSCMNHSCCPNAKAFKREEDRDGQATIIALKPMCKGEEVTISYVDEELPFEERQALLEDYGFKCRCPKCMEEEP; this is encoded by the exons ATGGAGAACATTTGCCCAATCGGCCAACGGTTTGCCTCCGAAATCTCTGCTCTTCTTACTCCACCTTCACCTCTCCAAGTACAG GAGTACTTCGACCAGCTTTTGTCGACAAGGAAATGCAGGGACATTAAAGTGAACCCAAATGGAGACTTTGGGAAGG GTGTGTATGCTGAGTCGGACTTCACAGAAGGGCAACTTGTTTTGAAGGATCAAATGCTCGTGGGTGCTCAACATTCCTCAAATAAG ATTGACTGCTTGGTGTGTGGCTTCTGCTTTCGTTTTATTGGCTCGattgagctccaaattgggAGGAAACTGTATTTGCAAGAGCTGGGAGTTCCAAAGGGTTGCTGTGGAAGCGACTCTTCTGATGGAGAAGATGATTCTTGCATTGAGAATGGTGATAGCTCCATGGCATGTGGTTCCAGCACTACCAAAGATAAAGTTTCTCTGCCCAAAGGGCTTGTGGAGTCACTCATGAATGGTGAATTGGTGCTGCCTTATTCCGACAAGTTCTCGTTGCCTCCAGCTGTTCCTTGTCCCGGGGGATGTGGAGAAGCTTATTATTGCAG CAAATTATGTGCAGAGGCTGATTGGGAAACTTCTCATTCCTTGCTTTGCACTGGGGAAAGGTCGGAAGCAATATCTAGAGAGGCACTTTTAGAATTTGTACAGCATGCGAATG AAACAAATGATATATTCCTCCTTGCTGCGAAG GCAATTTCTTTTACCATATTAAGGTACAGGAAGCTAAAAGCTACTTATCTTGAAAAACAAGGTAAAACTCCAAATGCTTCGAGCCCTACAGATCTATCTTTACTCTTTGAGGCATGGAAACCAATATCAATGGGACACAAGAGAAG GTGGTGGGATTGCGTTGCATTGCCTGTTGATGTTGAATCTTCTGATGAAGCTCCATTTAGGATGCAAATAAGAAGCCTGGCATTCACG TCACTTCAGCTCTTAAAGGCAGCCATCTTTGACATGGAATGTGAACCGC TATTCTCCCTTGATATTTATGGGCATTTAATTGGCATGTTTGAGTTGAATAATCT TGATTTGGTTGTAGCATCTCCAGTAGAGGATTACTTTTTACACATTGATGAGCTTCCATACCCTCAAAAG AAAGAAGCTGAGGACATTACACAACCATTATTAGATGCTCTTGGTGATGACTATGCAGTTTGTTGCCAGg gTACCGCATTCTATCCTTTGCAGAGTTGTATGAATCATTCTTGCTGTCCAAATGCAAAAGCATTCAAAAGAGAGGAG GACAGAGATGGCCAAGCAACAATAATTGCACTAAAACCAATGTGCAAGGGAGAAGAG GTTACCATTTCGTATGTAGACGAGGAACTTCCATTTGAGGAGAGACAGGCATTACTTGAAGATTATGGTTTTAAATGCAGGTGCCCCAAATGTATGGAAGAAGAGCCATAA
- the LOC107417059 gene encoding histone-lysine N-methyltransferase ATXR2 isoform X2, with amino-acid sequence MENICPIGQRFASEISALLTPPSPLQVQEYFDQLLSTRKCRDIKVNPNGDFGKGVYAESDFTEGQLVLKDQMLVGAQHSSNKIDCLVCGFCFRFIGSIELQIGRKLYLQELGVPKGCCGSDSSDGEDDSCIENGDSSMACGSSTTKDKVSLPKGLVESLMNGELVLPYSDKFSLPPAVPCPGGCGEAYYCSKLCAEADWETSHSLLCTGERSEAISREALLEFVQHANETNDIFLLAAKAISFTILRYRKLKATYLEKQGKTPNASSPTDLSLLFEAWKPISMGHKRRWWDCVALPVDVESSDEAPFRMQIRSLAFTSLQLLKAAIFDMECEPLFSLDIYGHLIGMFELNNLDLVVASPVEDYFLHIDELPYPQKKEAEDITQPLLDALGDDYAVCCQGQRWPSNNNCTKTNVQGRRGYHFVCRRGTSI; translated from the exons ATGGAGAACATTTGCCCAATCGGCCAACGGTTTGCCTCCGAAATCTCTGCTCTTCTTACTCCACCTTCACCTCTCCAAGTACAG GAGTACTTCGACCAGCTTTTGTCGACAAGGAAATGCAGGGACATTAAAGTGAACCCAAATGGAGACTTTGGGAAGG GTGTGTATGCTGAGTCGGACTTCACAGAAGGGCAACTTGTTTTGAAGGATCAAATGCTCGTGGGTGCTCAACATTCCTCAAATAAG ATTGACTGCTTGGTGTGTGGCTTCTGCTTTCGTTTTATTGGCTCGattgagctccaaattgggAGGAAACTGTATTTGCAAGAGCTGGGAGTTCCAAAGGGTTGCTGTGGAAGCGACTCTTCTGATGGAGAAGATGATTCTTGCATTGAGAATGGTGATAGCTCCATGGCATGTGGTTCCAGCACTACCAAAGATAAAGTTTCTCTGCCCAAAGGGCTTGTGGAGTCACTCATGAATGGTGAATTGGTGCTGCCTTATTCCGACAAGTTCTCGTTGCCTCCAGCTGTTCCTTGTCCCGGGGGATGTGGAGAAGCTTATTATTGCAG CAAATTATGTGCAGAGGCTGATTGGGAAACTTCTCATTCCTTGCTTTGCACTGGGGAAAGGTCGGAAGCAATATCTAGAGAGGCACTTTTAGAATTTGTACAGCATGCGAATG AAACAAATGATATATTCCTCCTTGCTGCGAAG GCAATTTCTTTTACCATATTAAGGTACAGGAAGCTAAAAGCTACTTATCTTGAAAAACAAGGTAAAACTCCAAATGCTTCGAGCCCTACAGATCTATCTTTACTCTTTGAGGCATGGAAACCAATATCAATGGGACACAAGAGAAG GTGGTGGGATTGCGTTGCATTGCCTGTTGATGTTGAATCTTCTGATGAAGCTCCATTTAGGATGCAAATAAGAAGCCTGGCATTCACG TCACTTCAGCTCTTAAAGGCAGCCATCTTTGACATGGAATGTGAACCGC TATTCTCCCTTGATATTTATGGGCATTTAATTGGCATGTTTGAGTTGAATAATCT TGATTTGGTTGTAGCATCTCCAGTAGAGGATTACTTTTTACACATTGATGAGCTTCCATACCCTCAAAAG AAAGAAGCTGAGGACATTACACAACCATTATTAGATGCTCTTGGTGATGACTATGCAGTTTGTTGCCAGg GACAGAGATGGCCAAGCAACAATAATTGCACTAAAACCAATGTGCAAGGGAGAAGAG GTTACCATTTCGTATGTAGACGAGGAACTTCCATTTGA
- the LOC107417057 gene encoding peroxisome biogenesis protein 22: MAESSKEELVQLIKRFGAYLTVKMSNLFSISFQSLNSRSLGAVAGLAVAIIFTWRLLRSPGEPQRRQPKRQAPTSGSSAITSHSNAALVPPGVSSSSEDTRAQNVVDQFFQPVKPTLGQIVRQKLSEGRKVTCRLLGVILEESSPEELQKQATVRSSVLEVLLEITKFCDLYLMERILDDESETKVLLALEDAGVFTSGGLVKDKVLFSSTENGRISFVRQLEPDWHIDTNPEIVSQLARFIKYQLHISPTRTERSAANVFSSPSLEQFFGSV, encoded by the exons ATGGCTGAGTCTTCCAAAGAAGAACTTGTTCAGCTCATCAAGCGTTTCGGGGCGTATCTCACTGTCAAGATGTCCAACCTCTTCTCGATCTCCTTCCAGAGCCTG AATTCACGGTCTCTTGGGGCTGTTGCGGGGCTTGCGGTTGCTATAATCTTCACCTGGAGACTTTTGAGATCGCCAGGTGAACCTCAAAGAAGGCAACCCAAAAGGCAGGCTCCTACAAGCGGTAGTTCTGCCATCACTTCACATTCAAATGCAGCGTTAGTGCCTCCTGGAGTATCCTCATCTTCAGAGGATACCAGAGCACAAAATGTCGTTGACCAGTTCTTTCAGCCAGTAAAG CCAACTTTGGGGCAAATAGTCAGGCAGAAATTGAGTGAAGGAAGAAAG GTAACATGTCGGTTGCTTGGAGTAATCTTGGAGGAAAGCAGTCCAGAGGAACTTCAG AAACAAGCGACAGTAAGGTCCTCAGTGCTGGAAGTACTCTTGGAGATCACAAAGTTTTGTGACCTGTATCTCATGGAAAGAATTCTGGATGATGAAAGCGAA ACAAAGGTTCTTCTGGCTTTGGAAGATGCTGGGGTTTTCACATCTGGTGGCTTGGTCAAAGACAAG GTTCTCTTTTCCAGCACAGAAAATGGGCGGATATCTTTTGTTCGGCAATTGGAACCAGATTGGCATATTGACACAAATCCAGAGATAGTTTCTCAATTAGCT AGGTTTATCAAGTATCAACTTCATATCTCTCCTACCAGAACTGAACGGTCTGCTGCTAATGTTTTCAGCTCACCATCCTTGGAACAGTTCTTCGGATCAGTTTAA
- the LOC107417061 gene encoding cyclin-U1-1, whose product MLAAGELTGLDNRPEPTQVEPTTPRVLTILSFVLEKLVDRNESIVEVLSHQQQQLDGLSCGGPGQVGKSLNAFHGVRAPSISIGKYLERLYKYTYCSPSCFVVGYVYIDRLMHKHPDSLVVSLSVHRLLITSVMVASKMLDDMHYNNAFYARVGGVSNTELNRLELELLFLLDFGVTVSSRVFESYCLHLEKEMMLNGACQRIERAIAVDDVTEISVEDTQTSSLSSQID is encoded by the exons ATGCTTGCCGCCGGCGAGTTAACCGGTCTCGATAACCGGCCGGAGCCGACCCAAGTAGAGCCAACGACACCAAGAGTGTTAACCATATTGTCGTTTGTGTTAGAGAAGCTAGTGGATCGAAACGAAAGTATTGTAGAAGTCCTGAGCCACCAGCAGCAGCAACTCGATGGGCTGAGCTGCGGTGGACCGGGTCAGGTCGGAAAGAGCTTGAACGCTTTCCATGGTGTGAGAGCACCGAGTATAAGCATAGGCAAGTACTTGGAGAGGCTATACAAGTACACCTACTGTAGTCCATCTTGTTTTGTGGTTGGATATGTTTATATAGATAGGCTTATGCACAAACACCCTGATTCATTGGTCGTTTCCTTGAGCGTTCATAGGTTGCTCATCACCAGCGTCATGGTTGCCTCCAAGATGCTCGACGATAT GCACTATAACAATGCATTCTATGCGAGGGTTGGGGGAGTTAGCAATACTGAATTAAACAGACTGGAATTGGAGTTGCTTTTTTTGCTGGATTTTGGAGTAACAGTCAGCTCTAGAGTGTTTGAGAGTTATTGCTTGCActtagaaaaagaaatgatgCTGAATGGTGCTTGCCAAAGGATTGAAAGGGCAATTGCTGTGGACGATGTGACTGAAATTTCAGTGGAAGATACACAGACTTCCTCACTATCATCTCAGATAGACTGA
- the LOC107417067 gene encoding uncharacterized protein LOC107417067 isoform X2 codes for MFGGLVTGPANSPHLRKSGATEQENGAEETFLHPVETSDMKGVTTPINSAAIMPSPIFLWRFKVFLFLVWGVSCCKFGWDSVMRMSVDLRDLFLYETFLYYNPLLLVTLMVWLWGINLWVFSQSNISYAKVFDLDQNHLSHKEIWKCAIWMTLIVPTSMSAYLYLYSHGEVSLAASQPVLLYAALAIALIFPFDIFYLSSRFYFLRTLWRIVLPLQAITFSDFFLADILTSMSKVLSDLERSVCRMVHRQVATIAWFEADSVCGSHSVAIPLVLVLPYLFRLFQCLRQYKDTGEKTTLLNALKYSTAVPVIFLSALKYHVFPDKWMNFYRPLWLLSSVLNSLYSFYWDVTRDWDMSGFTRIFKFNKPHLLSNLLYGRKWVYFWVIGSNLILRCTWTYKLSAHLRHNYLTVFTITALEIFRRFQWVFFRVENEWNKMNSKSNIQLTMIDIPKEDEKLLASGDHSV; via the exons ATGTTCGGAGGTCTTGTGACGGGTCCTGCCAATAGTCCTCACTTAAGAAAGTCTG GCGCAACTGAGCAAGAAAATGGTGCTGAGGAGACTTTCTTGCATCCCGTAGAGACAAGTGACATGAAGGGCGTAACTACACCAATTAATAGTGCTGCAATAATGCCGTCTCCTATATTTTTGTGGAGATTTAAG GTATTTTTGTTTCTCGTGTGGGGTGTCAGCTGTTGCAAG TTTGGGTGGGATTCTGTTATGAGAATGAGTGTGGATTTGCGAGATTTATTTCTGTATGAgacatttttatattataatccCCTTCTTCTCGTG ACTTTGATGGTTTGGCTTTGGGGAATTAATTTATGGGTTTTTTCCCAGTCCAACATCAGTTATGCAAAAGTTTTTGATCTTGATCAAAATCATTTGTCCCACAAAGAAATATGGAAG TGTGCCATATGGATGACACTCATTGTCCCCACTAGCATGTCCGCATATCTTTATCTCTATTCCCATGGAGAAGTATCACTTGCTGCATCACAACCA GTGCTATTATATGCTGCTCTTGCTATAGCTTTGATCTttccttttgatattttttatttgtcatcTCGCTTTTACTTCTTAAGGACTCTTTGGCGTATAGTTCTCCCATTACAG GCCATCACATTTTCTGACTTTTTCCTTGCTGATATTTTGACCTCCATGTCAAAG GTATTATCGGATTTAGAAAGATCAGTATGTCGAATGGTCCATCGACAG GTTGCTACCATTGCATGGTTTGAAGCTGATTCTGTTTGTGGCAGTCACTCTGTTGCGATTCCCTTAGTTCTTGTTTTGCCTTATCTTTTCCGTCTGTTCCAATGTCTCCGGCAATACAAGGATACTGGGGAGAAAACAACCCTTTTGAATG CTTTGAAATATTCTACTGCAGTACCAGTGATTTTTCTTTCAGCTCTTAAATATCATGTCTTCCCTGATAAGTGGATGAACTTCTATCGACCTCTCTGGCTTCTCTCAAGTGTTTTAAATTCTTTGTACTCATTCTACTGGGACGTGACACGAGATTGGGACATGAG TGGCTTCACTCGGATTTTCAAGTTCAACAAACCGCATTTGTTATCAAACCTGTTATATGGACGGAAATGG GTTTATTTTTGGGTGATAGGAAGCAATCTGATACTGCGTTGCACATGGACATATAAGCTATCTGCCCATCTCCGGCACAACTACCTCACCGTGTTCACAATCACAGCCTTGGAAATTTTCCGCCGCTTCCAATGGGTTTTCTTCCGTGTTGAAAATGAGTGGAATAAGATGAATTCCAAGTCCAATATTCAACTCACCATGATTGACATCCCAAAAGAAGATGAGAAATTACTCGCTTCTGGTGACCACAGTGTATAG
- the LOC107417067 gene encoding uncharacterized protein LOC107417067 isoform X3 gives MFGGLVTGPANSPHLRKSGSRPVVSDLGATEQENGAEETFLHPVETSDMKGVTTPINSAAIMPSPIFLWRFKVFLFLVWGVSCCKFGWDSVMRMSVDLRDLFLYETFLYYNPLLLVTLMVWLWGINLWVFSQSNISYAKVFDLDQNHLSHKEIWKVLLYAALAIALIFPFDIFYLSSRFYFLRTLWRIVLPLQAITFSDFFLADILTSMSKVLSDLERSVCRMVHRQVATIAWFEADSVCGSHSVAIPLVLVLPYLFRLFQCLRQYKDTGEKTTLLNALKYSTAVPVIFLSALKYHVFPDKWMNFYRPLWLLSSVLNSLYSFYWDVTRDWDMSGFTRIFKFNKPHLLSNLLYGRKWVYFWVIGSNLILRCTWTYKLSAHLRHNYLTVFTITALEIFRRFQWVFFRVENEWNKMNSKSNIQLTMIDIPKEDEKLLASGDHSV, from the exons ATGTTCGGAGGTCTTGTGACGGGTCCTGCCAATAGTCCTCACTTAAGAAAGTCTGGTAGCAGACCTGTTGTCTCTGATCTGG GCGCAACTGAGCAAGAAAATGGTGCTGAGGAGACTTTCTTGCATCCCGTAGAGACAAGTGACATGAAGGGCGTAACTACACCAATTAATAGTGCTGCAATAATGCCGTCTCCTATATTTTTGTGGAGATTTAAG GTATTTTTGTTTCTCGTGTGGGGTGTCAGCTGTTGCAAG TTTGGGTGGGATTCTGTTATGAGAATGAGTGTGGATTTGCGAGATTTATTTCTGTATGAgacatttttatattataatccCCTTCTTCTCGTG ACTTTGATGGTTTGGCTTTGGGGAATTAATTTATGGGTTTTTTCCCAGTCCAACATCAGTTATGCAAAAGTTTTTGATCTTGATCAAAATCATTTGTCCCACAAAGAAATATGGAAG GTGCTATTATATGCTGCTCTTGCTATAGCTTTGATCTttccttttgatattttttatttgtcatcTCGCTTTTACTTCTTAAGGACTCTTTGGCGTATAGTTCTCCCATTACAG GCCATCACATTTTCTGACTTTTTCCTTGCTGATATTTTGACCTCCATGTCAAAG GTATTATCGGATTTAGAAAGATCAGTATGTCGAATGGTCCATCGACAG GTTGCTACCATTGCATGGTTTGAAGCTGATTCTGTTTGTGGCAGTCACTCTGTTGCGATTCCCTTAGTTCTTGTTTTGCCTTATCTTTTCCGTCTGTTCCAATGTCTCCGGCAATACAAGGATACTGGGGAGAAAACAACCCTTTTGAATG CTTTGAAATATTCTACTGCAGTACCAGTGATTTTTCTTTCAGCTCTTAAATATCATGTCTTCCCTGATAAGTGGATGAACTTCTATCGACCTCTCTGGCTTCTCTCAAGTGTTTTAAATTCTTTGTACTCATTCTACTGGGACGTGACACGAGATTGGGACATGAG TGGCTTCACTCGGATTTTCAAGTTCAACAAACCGCATTTGTTATCAAACCTGTTATATGGACGGAAATGG GTTTATTTTTGGGTGATAGGAAGCAATCTGATACTGCGTTGCACATGGACATATAAGCTATCTGCCCATCTCCGGCACAACTACCTCACCGTGTTCACAATCACAGCCTTGGAAATTTTCCGCCGCTTCCAATGGGTTTTCTTCCGTGTTGAAAATGAGTGGAATAAGATGAATTCCAAGTCCAATATTCAACTCACCATGATTGACATCCCAAAAGAAGATGAGAAATTACTCGCTTCTGGTGACCACAGTGTATAG
- the LOC107417067 gene encoding uncharacterized protein LOC107417067 isoform X1, whose translation MFGGLVTGPANSPHLRKSGSRPVVSDLGATEQENGAEETFLHPVETSDMKGVTTPINSAAIMPSPIFLWRFKVFLFLVWGVSCCKFGWDSVMRMSVDLRDLFLYETFLYYNPLLLVTLMVWLWGINLWVFSQSNISYAKVFDLDQNHLSHKEIWKCAIWMTLIVPTSMSAYLYLYSHGEVSLAASQPVLLYAALAIALIFPFDIFYLSSRFYFLRTLWRIVLPLQAITFSDFFLADILTSMSKVLSDLERSVCRMVHRQVATIAWFEADSVCGSHSVAIPLVLVLPYLFRLFQCLRQYKDTGEKTTLLNALKYSTAVPVIFLSALKYHVFPDKWMNFYRPLWLLSSVLNSLYSFYWDVTRDWDMSGFTRIFKFNKPHLLSNLLYGRKWVYFWVIGSNLILRCTWTYKLSAHLRHNYLTVFTITALEIFRRFQWVFFRVENEWNKMNSKSNIQLTMIDIPKEDEKLLASGDHSV comes from the exons ATGTTCGGAGGTCTTGTGACGGGTCCTGCCAATAGTCCTCACTTAAGAAAGTCTGGTAGCAGACCTGTTGTCTCTGATCTGG GCGCAACTGAGCAAGAAAATGGTGCTGAGGAGACTTTCTTGCATCCCGTAGAGACAAGTGACATGAAGGGCGTAACTACACCAATTAATAGTGCTGCAATAATGCCGTCTCCTATATTTTTGTGGAGATTTAAG GTATTTTTGTTTCTCGTGTGGGGTGTCAGCTGTTGCAAG TTTGGGTGGGATTCTGTTATGAGAATGAGTGTGGATTTGCGAGATTTATTTCTGTATGAgacatttttatattataatccCCTTCTTCTCGTG ACTTTGATGGTTTGGCTTTGGGGAATTAATTTATGGGTTTTTTCCCAGTCCAACATCAGTTATGCAAAAGTTTTTGATCTTGATCAAAATCATTTGTCCCACAAAGAAATATGGAAG TGTGCCATATGGATGACACTCATTGTCCCCACTAGCATGTCCGCATATCTTTATCTCTATTCCCATGGAGAAGTATCACTTGCTGCATCACAACCA GTGCTATTATATGCTGCTCTTGCTATAGCTTTGATCTttccttttgatattttttatttgtcatcTCGCTTTTACTTCTTAAGGACTCTTTGGCGTATAGTTCTCCCATTACAG GCCATCACATTTTCTGACTTTTTCCTTGCTGATATTTTGACCTCCATGTCAAAG GTATTATCGGATTTAGAAAGATCAGTATGTCGAATGGTCCATCGACAG GTTGCTACCATTGCATGGTTTGAAGCTGATTCTGTTTGTGGCAGTCACTCTGTTGCGATTCCCTTAGTTCTTGTTTTGCCTTATCTTTTCCGTCTGTTCCAATGTCTCCGGCAATACAAGGATACTGGGGAGAAAACAACCCTTTTGAATG CTTTGAAATATTCTACTGCAGTACCAGTGATTTTTCTTTCAGCTCTTAAATATCATGTCTTCCCTGATAAGTGGATGAACTTCTATCGACCTCTCTGGCTTCTCTCAAGTGTTTTAAATTCTTTGTACTCATTCTACTGGGACGTGACACGAGATTGGGACATGAG TGGCTTCACTCGGATTTTCAAGTTCAACAAACCGCATTTGTTATCAAACCTGTTATATGGACGGAAATGG GTTTATTTTTGGGTGATAGGAAGCAATCTGATACTGCGTTGCACATGGACATATAAGCTATCTGCCCATCTCCGGCACAACTACCTCACCGTGTTCACAATCACAGCCTTGGAAATTTTCCGCCGCTTCCAATGGGTTTTCTTCCGTGTTGAAAATGAGTGGAATAAGATGAATTCCAAGTCCAATATTCAACTCACCATGATTGACATCCCAAAAGAAGATGAGAAATTACTCGCTTCTGGTGACCACAGTGTATAG